One Pocillopora verrucosa isolate sample1 chromosome 10, ASM3666991v2, whole genome shotgun sequence genomic window carries:
- the LOC136283839 gene encoding uncharacterized protein isoform X2 translates to MRRNDETTSAKIRKKLEKQRCEDRESSKAGLSYLQIAIMAMISTPVLQAAFGWLVNKCRDTAVEKFGNITDQQFRKILMREIDDMSSKLDGLSRKDLLASISFFKEGIELLYEAFDETRSRSEFGADTAQAACAEVVQLTEGMRNLELTEAATRKLSGAKKRFERARERATDAFSNEALSPNDRILAMQYRVMATVLETIDNPSDAVAPCKVCIKELNGLPVVQQSFKVHFKTGFGAVWGWFYQEERVKIISGVYRVNRVAYDVSQAICSRGLLFLEWPNVDTGEEKVDLLHDGRVALLQREQDLEYCDLSWTINQDGEKEQRMKNLLDIATNSSGQYIVADHKLTIKVFGNNGKLMKCFRLPPLIDDNRRKLSIDIHWVQLATDMNDNIYVLVRECSHKDSHWIFMFNKTADQHHRFCFRTMSSDFDLCKLSVSDSGKVVVLKGDWRKKHYIVDVYETDGRFVRSFGKQNLQCPRDITSVSDGRVMVVDEIPSHCVHIFSECGDYLSKFDLNFLHFPKIAFHRESQQVVLASTDDYKELSCFEIYTKDGEFVRSVFVYNIGYTLSAIAVSLDGRIAALGTPFVKQYNELRYDFTRYGSIVVL, encoded by the coding sequence TTGCTATCATGGCCATGATCTCAACACCAGTTTTGCAAGCAGCTTTTGGATGGCTTGTGAATAAATGCAGAGATACAGCAGTGGAAAAGTTTGGCAATATAACAGATCAACAATTTCGTAAAATCCTCATGAGGGAAATCGACGACATGAGCTCTAAGTTGGATGGATTATCAAGAAAAGATTTGCTGGCAAGTATCAGCTTCTTTAAAGAAGGAATCGAGTTGTTGTATGAAGCATTTGACGAGACAAGGTCAAGGAGTGAGTTTGGCGCAGATACAGCACAAGCGGCTTGTGCGGAAGTTGTGCAGCTCACTGAAGGAATGCGAAACTTGGAGCTTACTGAAGCTGCCACAAGAAAGCTTTCTGGTGCAAAGAAGAGATTCGAACGAGCTCGTGAAAGAGCAACAGATGCCTTTTCTAATGAAGCGCTATCACCAAATGACCGCATCTTAGCAATGCAGTACCGAGTGATGGCAACAGTATTAGAGACAATTGACAATCCATCGGATGCTGTAGCACCGTGTAAAGTGTGTATTAAGGAGCTAAACGGTCTGCCAGTGGTTCAGCAAAGTTTTAAAGTACACTTCAAGACAGGATTCGGAGCTGTGTGGGGTTGGTTTTACCAAGAAGAACGAGTAAAAATCATTTCAGGCGTCTATCGCGTCAATCGTGTTGCCTACGATGTCTCACAAGCGATATGCAGCAGAGGGCTTCTATTTCTGGAATGGCCCAATGTAGATACAGGAGAGGAGAAAGTTGACTTACTGCATGATGGGAGAGTAGCTCTATTGCAACGTGAACAAGATTTGGAGTACTGTGATCTATCATGGACAATTAATCAGGATGGTGAAAAGGAGCAAAGGATGAAAAATCTTCTAGATATCGCTACCAACTCAAGCGGGCAATATATTGTAGCCGACCATAAATTGACAATCAAGGTGTTTGGCAATAATGGCAAGCTTATGAAGTGTTTCAGACTTCCTCCTCTTATTGATGACAATAGAAGAAAACTATCGATTGATATCCATTGGGTTCAGCTGGCCACGGACATGAATGACAACATTTATGTCCTGGTTAGAGAATGTAGTCATAAGGACTCACACTGGATTTTTATGTTTAATAAAACGGCTGACCAGCATCACAGGTTTTGTTTCAGGACAATGAGCTCCGACTTTGACCTGTGTAAACTGTCAGTCAGTGATAGTGGTAAAGTGGTGGTACTGAAGGGTGACTGGAGAAAGAAACATTATATTGTGGATGTTTATGAGACTGATGGTCGCTTCGTTCGCAGTTTTGGAAAGCAAAATTTGCAGTGCCCACGAGACATCACCTCTGTAAGTGATGGCAGAGTTATGGTGGTGGACGAAATTCCTTCCCACTGTGTGCACATATTTAGCGAATGCGGTGACTATCTGAGCAAGTTTGATCTCAATTTTCTGCACTTTCCAAAGATTGCATTTCACAGGGAAAGTCAACAAGTCGTCTTGGCTAGTACTGACGATTATAAGGAGCTCTCATGTTTTGAAATATACACCAAAGATGGTGAGTTTGTACGAAGcgtttttgtttacaatattGGCTATACCCTGAGTGCAATTGCAGTGAGCCTTGATGGACGCATTGCAGCTCTAGGAACTCCGTTTGTCAAGCAGTATAACGAACTTAGATATGACTTTACGAGATATGGatcgattgtagtattatag
- the LOC136283839 gene encoding uncharacterized protein isoform X3 — MKAILVPVAIMAMISTPVLQAAFGWLVNKCRDTAVEKFGNITDQQFRKILMREIDDMSSKLDGLSRKDLLASISFFKEGIELLYEAFDETRSRSEFGADTAQAACAEVVQLTEGMRNLELTEAATRKLSGAKKRFERARERATDAFSNEALSPNDRILAMQYRVMATVLETIDNPSDAVAPCKVCIKELNGLPVVQQSFKVHFKTGFGAVWGWFYQEERVKIISGVYRVNRVAYDVSQAICSRGLLFLEWPNVDTGEEKVDLLHDGRVALLQREQDLEYCDLSWTINQDGEKEQRMKNLLDIATNSSGQYIVADHKLTIKVFGNNGKLMKCFRLPPLIDDNRRKLSIDIHWVQLATDMNDNIYVLVRECSHKDSHWIFMFNKTADQHHRFCFRTMSSDFDLCKLSVSDSGKVVVLKGDWRKKHYIVDVYETDGRFVRSFGKQNLQCPRDITSVSDGRVMVVDEIPSHCVHIFSECGDYLSKFDLNFLHFPKIAFHRESQQVVLASTDDYKELSCFEIYTKDGEFVRSVFVYNIGYTLSAIAVSLDGRIAALGTPFVKQYNELRYDFTRYGSIVVL, encoded by the coding sequence TTGCTATCATGGCCATGATCTCAACACCAGTTTTGCAAGCAGCTTTTGGATGGCTTGTGAATAAATGCAGAGATACAGCAGTGGAAAAGTTTGGCAATATAACAGATCAACAATTTCGTAAAATCCTCATGAGGGAAATCGACGACATGAGCTCTAAGTTGGATGGATTATCAAGAAAAGATTTGCTGGCAAGTATCAGCTTCTTTAAAGAAGGAATCGAGTTGTTGTATGAAGCATTTGACGAGACAAGGTCAAGGAGTGAGTTTGGCGCAGATACAGCACAAGCGGCTTGTGCGGAAGTTGTGCAGCTCACTGAAGGAATGCGAAACTTGGAGCTTACTGAAGCTGCCACAAGAAAGCTTTCTGGTGCAAAGAAGAGATTCGAACGAGCTCGTGAAAGAGCAACAGATGCCTTTTCTAATGAAGCGCTATCACCAAATGACCGCATCTTAGCAATGCAGTACCGAGTGATGGCAACAGTATTAGAGACAATTGACAATCCATCGGATGCTGTAGCACCGTGTAAAGTGTGTATTAAGGAGCTAAACGGTCTGCCAGTGGTTCAGCAAAGTTTTAAAGTACACTTCAAGACAGGATTCGGAGCTGTGTGGGGTTGGTTTTACCAAGAAGAACGAGTAAAAATCATTTCAGGCGTCTATCGCGTCAATCGTGTTGCCTACGATGTCTCACAAGCGATATGCAGCAGAGGGCTTCTATTTCTGGAATGGCCCAATGTAGATACAGGAGAGGAGAAAGTTGACTTACTGCATGATGGGAGAGTAGCTCTATTGCAACGTGAACAAGATTTGGAGTACTGTGATCTATCATGGACAATTAATCAGGATGGTGAAAAGGAGCAAAGGATGAAAAATCTTCTAGATATCGCTACCAACTCAAGCGGGCAATATATTGTAGCCGACCATAAATTGACAATCAAGGTGTTTGGCAATAATGGCAAGCTTATGAAGTGTTTCAGACTTCCTCCTCTTATTGATGACAATAGAAGAAAACTATCGATTGATATCCATTGGGTTCAGCTGGCCACGGACATGAATGACAACATTTATGTCCTGGTTAGAGAATGTAGTCATAAGGACTCACACTGGATTTTTATGTTTAATAAAACGGCTGACCAGCATCACAGGTTTTGTTTCAGGACAATGAGCTCCGACTTTGACCTGTGTAAACTGTCAGTCAGTGATAGTGGTAAAGTGGTGGTACTGAAGGGTGACTGGAGAAAGAAACATTATATTGTGGATGTTTATGAGACTGATGGTCGCTTCGTTCGCAGTTTTGGAAAGCAAAATTTGCAGTGCCCACGAGACATCACCTCTGTAAGTGATGGCAGAGTTATGGTGGTGGACGAAATTCCTTCCCACTGTGTGCACATATTTAGCGAATGCGGTGACTATCTGAGCAAGTTTGATCTCAATTTTCTGCACTTTCCAAAGATTGCATTTCACAGGGAAAGTCAACAAGTCGTCTTGGCTAGTACTGACGATTATAAGGAGCTCTCATGTTTTGAAATATACACCAAAGATGGTGAGTTTGTACGAAGcgtttttgtttacaatattGGCTATACCCTGAGTGCAATTGCAGTGAGCCTTGATGGACGCATTGCAGCTCTAGGAACTCCGTTTGTCAAGCAGTATAACGAACTTAGATATGACTTTACGAGATATGGatcgattgtagtattatag
- the LOC136283839 gene encoding uncharacterized protein isoform X4 — MAMISTPVLQAAFGWLVNKCRDTAVEKFGNITDQQFRKILMREIDDMSSKLDGLSRKDLLASISFFKEGIELLYEAFDETRSRSEFGADTAQAACAEVVQLTEGMRNLELTEAATRKLSGAKKRFERARERATDAFSNEALSPNDRILAMQYRVMATVLETIDNPSDAVAPCKVCIKELNGLPVVQQSFKVHFKTGFGAVWGWFYQEERVKIISGVYRVNRVAYDVSQAICSRGLLFLEWPNVDTGEEKVDLLHDGRVALLQREQDLEYCDLSWTINQDGEKEQRMKNLLDIATNSSGQYIVADHKLTIKVFGNNGKLMKCFRLPPLIDDNRRKLSIDIHWVQLATDMNDNIYVLVRECSHKDSHWIFMFNKTADQHHRFCFRTMSSDFDLCKLSVSDSGKVVVLKGDWRKKHYIVDVYETDGRFVRSFGKQNLQCPRDITSVSDGRVMVVDEIPSHCVHIFSECGDYLSKFDLNFLHFPKIAFHRESQQVVLASTDDYKELSCFEIYTKDGEFVRSVFVYNIGYTLSAIAVSLDGRIAALGTPFVKQYNELRYDFTRYGSIVVL; from the coding sequence ATGGCCATGATCTCAACACCAGTTTTGCAAGCAGCTTTTGGATGGCTTGTGAATAAATGCAGAGATACAGCAGTGGAAAAGTTTGGCAATATAACAGATCAACAATTTCGTAAAATCCTCATGAGGGAAATCGACGACATGAGCTCTAAGTTGGATGGATTATCAAGAAAAGATTTGCTGGCAAGTATCAGCTTCTTTAAAGAAGGAATCGAGTTGTTGTATGAAGCATTTGACGAGACAAGGTCAAGGAGTGAGTTTGGCGCAGATACAGCACAAGCGGCTTGTGCGGAAGTTGTGCAGCTCACTGAAGGAATGCGAAACTTGGAGCTTACTGAAGCTGCCACAAGAAAGCTTTCTGGTGCAAAGAAGAGATTCGAACGAGCTCGTGAAAGAGCAACAGATGCCTTTTCTAATGAAGCGCTATCACCAAATGACCGCATCTTAGCAATGCAGTACCGAGTGATGGCAACAGTATTAGAGACAATTGACAATCCATCGGATGCTGTAGCACCGTGTAAAGTGTGTATTAAGGAGCTAAACGGTCTGCCAGTGGTTCAGCAAAGTTTTAAAGTACACTTCAAGACAGGATTCGGAGCTGTGTGGGGTTGGTTTTACCAAGAAGAACGAGTAAAAATCATTTCAGGCGTCTATCGCGTCAATCGTGTTGCCTACGATGTCTCACAAGCGATATGCAGCAGAGGGCTTCTATTTCTGGAATGGCCCAATGTAGATACAGGAGAGGAGAAAGTTGACTTACTGCATGATGGGAGAGTAGCTCTATTGCAACGTGAACAAGATTTGGAGTACTGTGATCTATCATGGACAATTAATCAGGATGGTGAAAAGGAGCAAAGGATGAAAAATCTTCTAGATATCGCTACCAACTCAAGCGGGCAATATATTGTAGCCGACCATAAATTGACAATCAAGGTGTTTGGCAATAATGGCAAGCTTATGAAGTGTTTCAGACTTCCTCCTCTTATTGATGACAATAGAAGAAAACTATCGATTGATATCCATTGGGTTCAGCTGGCCACGGACATGAATGACAACATTTATGTCCTGGTTAGAGAATGTAGTCATAAGGACTCACACTGGATTTTTATGTTTAATAAAACGGCTGACCAGCATCACAGGTTTTGTTTCAGGACAATGAGCTCCGACTTTGACCTGTGTAAACTGTCAGTCAGTGATAGTGGTAAAGTGGTGGTACTGAAGGGTGACTGGAGAAAGAAACATTATATTGTGGATGTTTATGAGACTGATGGTCGCTTCGTTCGCAGTTTTGGAAAGCAAAATTTGCAGTGCCCACGAGACATCACCTCTGTAAGTGATGGCAGAGTTATGGTGGTGGACGAAATTCCTTCCCACTGTGTGCACATATTTAGCGAATGCGGTGACTATCTGAGCAAGTTTGATCTCAATTTTCTGCACTTTCCAAAGATTGCATTTCACAGGGAAAGTCAACAAGTCGTCTTGGCTAGTACTGACGATTATAAGGAGCTCTCATGTTTTGAAATATACACCAAAGATGGTGAGTTTGTACGAAGcgtttttgtttacaatattGGCTATACCCTGAGTGCAATTGCAGTGAGCCTTGATGGACGCATTGCAGCTCTAGGAACTCCGTTTGTCAAGCAGTATAACGAACTTAGATATGACTTTACGAGATATGGatcgattgtagtattatag